tctgtctgactgtctctccccgtttccagcttcagaaaaatacaaaaaaaaaaaaaaagagagagagaacaagagagaaaagagTGAATAGATCTTTGCAAGAGCAACGGGATCCAAAGCTCAAGTGCAGAAATTGGTCTTATTTATGAGGGAAGCACGTTTagtataagaagaggaaataaggTTTTGGTGACTGAATACTATGTTAGCTGTTTCTGGGGAAGTGATTGGCTTTGGAACAGACAGAGGCTACGTTATTATCCAGCCTGCTCTTGGGCTAGCTCAACACTTTGTCCCCTTTGGTTACTAATCCTTTGGCCTTAGCAGTGCCACCCATCCCTTTATTTCCTTGGGAGTAAGTCCTGGGTCCATGAACCCCAGTGCAGTACATCttgtctgaatttctttttttcctgagacagagaagaaaaccaAACAATTATCTCGACAATTTATTTTAGTAGCCAACTAGTGATAATATACTTAGAAATTCAGTCTTctgtaattttcatttctgacAATTGAGCTCTTGAATATagttcaataaagaaaatctcgcctgaccgggcagtggcgcagtggatagagcattggactgggatgcagaggacccaggttcgagaccccgaggtcgccagcttgagtgcaggctcacttggtttgagcacagctcaccagcttggacccaaggtcactggctggagcaagaggttacttggtctgctgaaggcctgcggtcaaggcacatatgagaaagcaatcaatgaaaactaaggtctcacacgaaaaactgatgattgatgcttatcatctctcttcgttcctgtctgtctgtctgtccctgtctatccctcaaaagaaaaaataaaaataaaagaaaatctgttGCATTTATTAGAAAGTTGGCCAGTCACTGTGGTGTAGGTACTTGTTATTCTGAATTAAATAAGATATGGTTACCTCAAGGAGCAGGGAAAAACTGATACCTATATACACACACCCGACTTATTTCAATTGGTAAATGCATAGACTTAAAAATATCTGGATCTGAATCCaacttttttgggggtgggggtgagggggaacgttgatttattgttccacttatttatgcatttcttggttgattcctgtatataccctgatgggggatcgaatctgcaaccttgtgtattgggatgatgttctaatcaactgagatGTCTGGCCAGGGTGAATGAATCCAACTTCTTTTTGCAAAAAAGAAGACCAAATATCTCTTTGTTTGAGAATATCATTAAAGGGATCTTTAGTCTGCATATTATACAACTCAGATGTTCCTTTTTTCTAAAgttctgttatttttctcttgttgcttctgTAATTAAAATGCAGAATTCCTCCTTCCCCCTAGTAGAGCGTCTCTACTGCAGGTAATTTTAACTCGGATTCCATAGATGTCAGTCTATCCGGATTGATGGCGTGTGCATCCATGACCTTTTCAATTATATGCAAAATTTTTGAATTTGTATAGATGGATTCTTATGGTGAAAAGAGtccctttaatttttatgaaattcttAAAGGATTATATTACCCCAAAATATTAAGAACTacactattaacatttttatttattaggctTTGGCTTTTGactgtttttcaccatttagatTGTCTcacaggagaaaagggaaactgaaAATGTAATACTTcataattgcatttctctgaatcATTAATACAATTTTGTATAGTAATACAGTTTTCTGTGGgtatttttggcagagacagagagagggacagatagggatgaacagacagacaggaagggagagaaatgagaaacatcaattcttcattgcggctccttagttgctcattgattgctttctcttatgtgccttgactgaggggctacagcagagcaagtgaccccttgctcgagccagcgaccttgcactcaagctggtgagctttgctcaaaccagatgaacagcatgccggtgaccttggggtctcaaacctgggtcctccacgtcccagtacgacgctctatccgctgcgccactgcctggtcaggcagtaatataTAGTTTTTGAAGTTgacatttaaacaatttttagcaatggccggttagctcagttagttagagcattgtccagaaacaccaaggttacaggttcaattcccagtcaggatacatactGGAAGCCACCaaagaatgaacaactaaatgaaacagcaactaaaggtttttctatttctctttctttgtctctctaaaatcaataaataatacaaagtaatgtttaaaaaaataaacagaatttctACATTTATCTAACAATACTATAATCATGCTACAGTTTttgttgcaaatatattttttgtctttagtaCCAGGACCCTCTGGAGATAATGGCATCAGTATTACCATGATCCTCATGGCCTGGATGGTTATTGCAGTGATCTTATACCTACTGAGACCTCCTAATCTAAGAGGATCCAATCTAACTGGAAAGCCAACCAGTCCTCATAATGTAAGTGCTGTGGATTAGAAACCTATTTGAGGGGTGAGTGTGGCTGGAAAGGGGATGGAGTTTGTTTTGACTGAAATATCTGAATTAGCAAAAGAAAGATTTGATTCATGGAGTAAGTTCTTCCTTTGTTGCCCTAATCTTGCAACTCCAAATGCCTTAGTGTTCATGGCATTTACATATAAAGATAAGCATAGTAGCccccaaataatttaaaaatgaattccaaTCTTCACTCACACAAGAAACACAAAAAATGATCCATTTTATGATAATCTACAGCAATATTTCTCAAATCTCAGTTCTCTGTTTCCCAGTTCTATACACTTCTCAGTTGACCCCTTGCCTCTCATGCTTCCAGCTCCCTAAATTCTCTTAATAGCTACAATTCAAATGTTTTTACCTGGCCTTCATTTCCTCTGCCCTAGCTGTTAAATATAATAGAGACACTGAGCCTATCTGGCTAAATcctgttttcctgttgttttCCCATTCTATTTCTCTCAAATTCAGTTTTTTGGTTCTACATAACAGTAGATCAGCTGAACTGGGGAAAGCTGAGGTAGGCATCATTCATGTTGATAAATTTTTATAGTTATGATTACAACCATTTTTAGAATCTTCTAAATGAAAAACAGGATGAAGTGACCCATTAGGGGGTTTACGGCATTGTCTTTACTAGAACCTCCATTAAAGGATTCCTTTTAATCCTTTTCagaatcagtgtgtgtgtgtgtgtgtgtgtgtgtataaatatttatttgatttggctattatctctctaaaaatattttagtgataGATTAATTTGTTGAATACCAAATAATTCTAATTCCCTTCTTCAACCTTCACCATGTggaattcttaaaataattacttCTTTTCATCAATCTTGTGTTgttaatataagaaagaaattcagTTCAACTCATTTCTTATATAAGAGAAAGCAAATgtgcgatttttttttttaattttgacagagaatcagagagagggatagatagggatagacagacaggaagggagagagatgagaagcatcaatttttcgttgcggcactttagttgttcattgattgctttctcatatgtgccttgaccgtggggctacagaagaccaagtaaccccttgctcaagccagcgaccttgagtccaagctggtgagctttgctcaaaccagatgaacctgcactcaagctggcgacctccaggtctcgaacctgggtcctccgcatcccagtctgacgttctatccactgcgccaccgcctggtcaggccaaatgtgCAATGTTAATTAATTGATCggtgctttgttttttttaggaTTAGAACATTTAGATATATAACATGCTGAGTTTAATTAAGAAAGAAGGACTCATTAGTACTATATAAAAAcgccttaaatttatttttgttttttcttggagAGGGGGTTATCCATTAAACAGCTTGTATatggtctttttttgtgtgtgtgacagagaaagagacagagggacagatagggacagacagatagaaagggagagagatgagaagcatcaattccttgttatggctccttagttgtcattgattgctttctcatatgtgccttgaccagaggactacagcagagcaaatgaccccttgctcaagccagcgaccttgagctaaagccggtgaccccacactcaagctggtgaacccatgctcaagctggatgagcaaattatttttaatttttttatattttaaaattttatttattgatttttagccagagaggaagggggagggggagagagagagagagatgggaacactgatctgtttctgtatgcgccctgactggggatcaaacaagcaacctctgcttcaggggatgctccaaccaagctcTCCAGCCACCTCCttaacttgttttctttctttctatatacagttttattttatatcaaagGGCAAACTCCTCATTGTTTGGAGCTAAAGAAATCCAACATAATAAGCTAATTTAGAAGCCATTAAAGTTACAGAAATGCAAGATTACTGTTTCCTGAACCTTTAGTTCATTGTTAGGAATAGTAGTCACACTGCCCTAAGAAGAAGCAAGAAAGCATGTTAACTAATTCAAGTAGAAAAATTGATCACCCTCTGCTAGAGCCTTTTATAGCATGTCAGAGTAAATAAATGGAATCTTCCTGAAGATTGCTAAAATGGTGATCTTTCCTTAGATGCATTCTACTGCAGGTAACAAAAATCAGCTCAGTCTGATTTAAATTAGTGCTTTATTGGTTTACACATCAGAAAATCCATAGGAAGTTTCAATGCTTAGAAAGTTTAACAGTGTCATCAAAGACAGTTTCTTTCTAAGATGGGCTGCCTTGGTAGTTATTAGATGGCGGCCAATAGCATCTGGAGCCACGTGTCCTCATTGAcaattttcctttcttccctacCACTGAAAAGAATGAGACAAATATTCGTTAATCACAGTGTTAATTTAGTGTTCCCTTGTGTAAAAACATATGAAAAGTCCAAACAAGGATATGATTTGGGATGGGAGGTTGGGGGCATTGCTGCTTAGTTCTTACTATATGTGTTAGATAGGTTGCACTGAGATTTAAGAAATTAATTACATAATTTCTCTCTAACACAGGGACAAGATCCACCAGCCCCTCCTGTGGACTAACTTTGTGATATGGGAAGTGAAAATAGTTATCACCTTGCACGACCAAATGAACGAAGATGACCAGAGTACTCTTAACCCCATTAGAACTGTTCTTCTTTTTGCATCTGCAATATGAGATACTGTTTTCATGAGCTTCTAGAAATTTTACTTGCGACCTTATTTTTGCTTCCTGTGTTACCATTAGTTCTATTTACAGTATATTTGagtaaatgattatattttaaaaagttacatggGCCTTTTTGGTTATCCTAAACTCAAACATTCCACTCATTCTCTTTGTAACTGTGATCACGATTTTGGTGATGATTTTTGGCCTGATTGAAGGAAATTTGAGATCTctgcatttaaatattttaatagttttgataggttttaaagttcttttttcagA
The sequence above is drawn from the Saccopteryx bilineata isolate mSacBil1 chromosome 5, mSacBil1_pri_phased_curated, whole genome shotgun sequence genome and encodes:
- the SMIM14 gene encoding small integral membrane protein 14, producing the protein MAEGGFDPCECVCSHEHAMRRLINLLRQSQSYCTDTECLQELPGPSGDNGISITMILMAWMVIAVILYLLRPPNLRGSNLTGKPTSPHNGQDPPAPPVD